The Camelina sativa cultivar DH55 chromosome 14, Cs, whole genome shotgun sequence genome includes a window with the following:
- the LOC104743649 gene encoding F-box protein At1g30790-like has translation MKREKRQRIEADTIPLDLEEAILTKLPAKSLMKFLCVSKMWSSIIRNQRFVNSYYAMSSTIRSRFTITFCCGSQSMVNDWRLFVFSSSYEDEKSSSLATTFHMTIPSVYLSNASACQSVHGLIGCTSSDPFIVCNPSTNKFTILPCAGAHTFWGYDPVGDQYKALTWVSHPHQPHDSLVYEVLTLGGGESSWTRNRFTSPPHFTFTKSKCINGFVYYAAWTPTRTTNPVIVCFDVRYERLSFIKAPMAVVCWEGESILIEYRGKLASIARHPYADFHYFDLWILEDVKTHDWSKQTFELPFSLGMGRNITSPGTNKAGEIIFAPKRLSNDALPYYIFYYNVDRKDMRRVRLLGIADDEEFRRRYTIAGQCYVSISPEHVETIASL, from the coding sequence ATGAAACGCGAGAAGAGACAACGTATTGAGGCAGATACGATCCCTCTTGACCTAGAGGAGGCTATACTCACTAAATTGCCTGCCAAGTCTCTTATGAAGTTCCTATGTGTATCAAAGATGTGGTCTTCCATCATCCGAAACCAAAGGTTTGTCAATTCTTACTACGCTATGTCCTCCACGATCCGATCGCGGTTTACAATCACTTTCTGCTGCGGTTCACAGTCCATGGTTAATGACTGGCGTTTGTTCGTCTTCTCGTCTTCCTACGAAGAtgagaaatcttcttctttggcaACCACTTTCCATATGACAATACCTTCAGTGTACTTGTCTAACGCCTCCGCCTGTCAATCTGTCCATGGCTTAATCGGGTGTACTAGCAGTGATCCGTTCATTGTCTGTAACCCCAGCACCAACAAATTCACTATCCTACCATGTGCCGGGGCACACACATTCTGGGGATACGATCCTGTTGGAGATCAGTACAAAGCACTGACCTGGGTGTCTCACCCTCATCAGCCTCATGATTCTCTAGTGTACGAGGTTTTAACACTTGGAGGAGGAGAATCTTCATGGACACGCAATAGGTTTACCAGCCCGCCTCATTTCACTTTTACCAAATCAAAATGTATCAATGGTTTCGTGTATTATGCTGCTTGGACCCCAACCCGAACTACAAATCCGGTGATTGTGTGTTTTGATGTTAGATATGAGAGGCTGAGCTTTATCAAAGCGCCTATGGCTGTTGTTTGCTGGGAGGGTGAATCTATTCTCATAGAATACAGAGGCAAGTTAGCTTCAATTGCAAGACACCCTTATGCTGATTTccattattttgatttatggaTACTAGAGGATGTGAAGACACATGACTGGTCCAAGCAAACATTTGAGCTTCCTTTCTCTTTGGGGATGGGTAGGAATATCACTTCCCCGGGCACTAACAAAGCTGGTGAAATCATTTTTGCACCAAAACGCCTCTCAAATGATGCTCTACCATACTACATTTTTTACTACAATGTTGATAGAAAAGACATGAGAAGAGTTAGGCTACTAGGAATTGCTGACGATGAAGAGTTTAGGCGCCGTTACACGATCGCAGGGCAATGTTACGTCTCCATCTCACCCGAACACGTCGAAACTATTGCCTCTCTATGA
- the LOC104743646 gene encoding uncharacterized protein LOC104743646 encodes MERGQRKGTTSLIKSDTDKEIRKSDKQERQCAECEGFGHYKSECTNNKRKSSLQCYGCKGYGHTKFDCPSRENKQKSYITWSESDSDEEVSKGEVLNSFVALLGVIEEDEEDEVVLENKDIDEKVESDSDGQEADLSVEDQIELLIKTVLQNTQDNTQLTSERDTLQLHIAMITKELSEEKAKTLRLEKQLEEQLKNIRMLNKGTKDLDTLLNARRSSNLKWGLGYQGTNTNTTTQFVKGMGSEPRLNEKKFSTTTRPYDQHYVKQNPRIPRMRMQPDLSTRPPYASSGFQQTTQRPNRVSRLVQRGEFYPAVRRNTQGYVRKDDLYCQVAFTAERTEVDQAKKVAFTAERTEVDQAKWYFDSECSRHMTGALDNLSHLEDVAGGRVTFGDGGKGTIRGKGTTSGESQPHLKDVFLVEGLKANLISISQLCDEGLDVTFTKKGCKAVDQQGSVRLRGRRSGNNCYMWKSSMQCFNTTTELDTELWHQKLGHLNIRTMIKLANQEVVRGIPKLKGDPHFICGHCNKGKQVKASHGPVADIRTSHALQLVHMDMMGPIQVQSISRLRFIFVMVDDFTRYTWVRFLREKSDALECFRILALQIKSE; translated from the exons ATGGAAAGGGGTCAGCGGAAGGGAACCACATCGCTTATAAAATCTGATACTGATAAGGAGATCAGGAAGAGTGACAAGCAAGAGCGACAGTGTGCTGAGTGTGAGGGTTTTGGACATTACAAGTCTGAATGTACAAACAACAAACGTAAGAGTTCTCTGCAGTGCTATGGGTGTAAGGGTTATGGTCACACTAAGTTTGATTGTCCTTCACGTGAGAACAAGCAGAAGTCTTACATTACTTGGAGCGAAAGTGACTCAGATGAAGAAGTCAGCAAAGGAGAGGTTCTGAACAGCTTCGTGGCACTGCTGGGTGTCattgaggaagacgaagaagatgaggtggtgttagAAAACAAAGACATAGATGAGAAGGTTGAATCTGATTCAGATGGACAGGAGGCTGATTTGTCGGTAGAAGATCAGATAGAACTTCTCATCAAGACAGTGTTACAGAATACCCAAGACAACACCCAGTTGACTTCTGAAAGGGATACTTTGCAACTGCATATTGCAATGATCACTAAAGAACTAAGTGAAGAGAAGGCTAAGACTCTGCGTCTTGAGAAGCAGTTAGAAGAACAGCTGAAGAATATCAGAATGCTGAATAAGGGAACCAAAGATCTGGATACACTGCTTAATGCTAGAAGATCAAGCAATCTGAAGTGGGGTTTGGGTTATCAAGGAACAAACACTAACACGACCACCCAGTTTGTCAAAGGGATGGGGTCTGAACCCAGACTGAACGAGAAGAAATTCTCTACAACGACTAGACCATATGATCAGCATTATGTGAAGCAGAATCCAAGAATCCCAAGGATGAGGATGCAGCCTGATTTGTCTACAAGACCGCCATATGCCTCCAGTGGGTTTCAGCAGACGACTCAAAGACCT AATCGTGTGTCTCGCCTGGTGCAACGTGGTGAGTTTTATCCAGCTGTGAGAAGAAACACTCAGGGATATGTCAGGAAAGATGATCTCTACTGTCAGGTGGCATTCACAGCGGAAAGAACAGAGGTTGATCAGGCCAAAAAG GTGGCATTCACAGCGGAAAGAACAGAGGTTGATCAGGCCAAGTGGTACTTCGACAGTGAATGCTCCAGGCATATGACCGGTGCCCTTGACAATCTATCTCATTTAGAAGATGTTGCTGGAGGAAGAGTTACTTTTGGTGATGGAGGAAAGGGAACAATCCGAGGAAAGGGTACAACTAGTGGTGAATCTCAACCACATCTTAAGGATGTTTTCTTGGTCGAAGGGTTGAAGGCGAATCTGATAAGTATTAGCCAGTTGTGTGATGAAGGCCTGGATGTCACATTTACCAAGAAGGGGTGCAAGGCTGTTGATCAACAAGGATCAGTGCGACTCAGAGGCAGGAGATCTGGTAATAACTGTTACATGTGGAAATCATCAATGCAGTGTTTCAACACGACTACTGAGTTGGACACAGAGCTGTGGCATCAAAAACTCGGTCACCTTAATATTCGCACAATGATAAAATTGGCAAATCAAGAAGTTGTTCGTGGAATTCCTAAGCTGAAGGGTGACCCGCATTTCATATGTGGTCATTGCAACAAGGGCAAGCAAGTCAAGGCGTCTCATGGGCCAGTGGCAGACATTCGAACTAGTCATGCACTTCAGCTAGTACATATGGATATGATGGGTCCAATACAAGTTCAAAGCATATCTCGGCTACGGTTCATCTTTGTCATGGTTGACGATTTCACTCGTTACACCTGGGTGCGATTTCTGCGTGAAAAATCGGATGCTCTTGAATGCTTTCGCATACTTGCCCTGCAGATTAAGAGTGAATAA
- the LOC104743647 gene encoding F-box protein At1g30790-like: protein MKREKRQHIEADDPIPLDLEEAILTRLLAKSLMKFLCMSKMWYSIIRNQRFINSYYAMSSTIRSRFTIAFCCGSQAKFDDWRLFVFSSSYDDEKYSSFATTLHMTIPSVSLCSASACLSVHGLIGCTISGPFIVCNPNTNKYTILPCAGPRTFLGYDPVGDQFKALTMLSCPPPPQPHGFLVYEVSTLGGGESSWTRNKFTSPPHFTVTNSQYINGFVYYGAWTPTRTTNPVIVCFDVRYERLSFIKAPMAVVCWEGESILIEYRGKLASIARHPYVKV, encoded by the coding sequence ATGAAACGCGAGAAGAGACAACATATTGAGGCAGATGATCCCATCCCTCTTGACCTAGAGGAGGCTATACTCACTAGATTGCTTGCCAAGTCTCTTATGAAGTTCCTATGCATGTCAAAGATGTGGTATTCCATCATCCGAAACCAAAGGTTCATCAATTCTTACTACGCTATGTCCTCCACGATCCGATCGCGGTTTACAATCGCTTTCTGCTGCGGTTCACAAGCCAAATTTGATGACTGGCGTTTGTTTGTCTTCTCGTCTTCCTACGATGATGAGAAATATTCTTCTTTTGCAACCACTCTCCATATGACAATACCTTCAGTGAGCTTGTGTAGCGCCTCCGCCTGTCTTTCTGTCCATGGCTTAATCGGTTGTACTATTAGTGGTCCGTTCATTGTCTGTAACCCCAACACCAACAAATACACTATCCTACCATGTGCTGGGCCACGCACATTCTTGGGATACGATCCTGTTGGAGATCAATTTAAAGCATTGACCATGTTGTCgtgtcctcctcctcctcagcctCATGGTTTTCTAGTGTACGAGGTTTCAACACTTGGAGGAGGAGAATCTTCATGGACACGCAATAAGTTCACCAGCCCGCCTCACTTCACTGTTACCAACTCACAATATATCAATGGTTTCGTGTATTATGGTGCTTGGACCCCAACCCGAACTACAAATCCGGTGATTGTGTGTTTTGATGTTAGATATGAGAGGCTGAGCTTTATCAAAGCACCTATGGCTGTTGTTTGCTGGGAGGGTGAATCTATTCTCATAGAATACAGAGGCAAGTTAGCTTCAATTGCAAGACACCCTtatgtaaaggtatag
- the LOC104743648 gene encoding F-box protein At1g30790-like, protein MKRRNDEKDRLCNIASSLDSGPVHPTASSVPVALPETSSSAAINVAPSYDDSASTAVGAGRGRSFRKTVYRHWLRCLCVNYRDDEKDRFCSSSSKLDSIPLQYKERYRNTEKATSSSKLDSIPLQSKERYRNTEKSTNSSKVASIPVQSNERDCKTEKATSSSKIDMLPLDLEIDILSRLPAKSLVKFQCVSKMWSSIIRSQSFVDSYYAMSSMTQSRFLISFSNGGQSAIDKRLFIFSSSHKGRESSSLATNLHMTIPSVTLTSCSGSTCVSVHGFLGITAGHPFIVCNPSTGKLTCLPGPGTSLGYDPVDDQFKALTMLSNPYQQPDFLVHEVITLVVGGESSWRRNRVITPFYYTVTKAISINGFVYFGAWTPKREENPVIVCFDVRHEKISFIEAPEDVVDFEVSSDFEVSSL, encoded by the exons ATGAAACGCAGGAACGATGAGAAGGACAGGTTGTGCAACATCGCAA GCAGTCTCGATTCTGGACCTGTTCATCCCACCGCTTCTTCAGTCCCGGTTGCTCTGCCTGAAACCTCTTCCTCCGCCGCTATTAATGTAGCTCCGAGCTACGATGATTCCGCTTCGACGGCGGTTGGAGCTGGGAGGGGACGAAGTTTCCGAAAGACTGTCTATAGACATTGGCTTCGATGTCTGTGTGTGAATTACAGAGACGATGAGAAGGATAGGTTCTGCAGCAGCTCAAGTAAGTTGGATTCGATCCCTCTTCAATACAAGGAGCGATATCGTAACACTGAGAAAGCCACAAGCTCAAGTAAGTTAGATTCGATCCCTCTTCAATCCAAGGAGCGATATCGTAACACTGAGAAATCCACTAACTCAAGTAAGGTAGCTTCGATTCCTGTTCAATCTAATGAGCGAGATTGTAAAACTGAGAAAGCCACTAGCTCAAGTAAGATAGATATGCTTCCTCTTGACCTAGAGATTGATATACTGAGTAGACTGCCGGCCAAGTCTCTTGTGAAGTTCCAATGCGTGTCAAAGATGTGGTCTTCCATCATCCGAAGCCAGAGTTTCGTCGATTCCTACTACGCTATGTCCTCTATGACGCAATCGCGGTTTTTAATCTCTTTCAGTAATGGTGGTCAATCAGCCATAGACAAGCGTTTGTTTATCTTCTCGTCTTCACACAAGGGAAGGGAATCTTCATCTTTGGCAACCAATCTCCATATGACAATACCTTCCGTGACCTTGACTAGCTGCTCCGGCTCCACCTGTGTTTCCGTCCATGGCTTCCTTGGGATTACTGCCGGTCATCCGTTCATTGTGTGTAACCCTAGCACGGGGAAACTCACTTGCTTACCAGGGCCAGGCACATCCTTGGGATACGATCCTGTTGATGATCAATTCAAAGCATTGACCATGTTGTCTAATCCTTACCAGCAACCTGATTTCCTAGTGCACGAGGTTATAACACTAGTTGTAGGAGGAGAATCTTCCTGGAGACGCAATCGGGTTATCACCCCTTTTTATTACACTGTAACTAAAGCAATAAGCATCAATGGTTTCGTGTATTTTGGTGCTTGGACCCCCAAACGAGAAGAGAATCCAGTGATTGTGTGTTTTGATGTTAGACATGAGAAGATTAGTTTTATCGAAGCGCCTGAGGATGTTGTGGATTTTGAGGTTTCTTCTGATTTTGAGGTTTCTTCTCTATAA
- the LOC104743645 gene encoding F-box protein At1g30790-like has product MKRRDKDEKDKFSSASNKFDLKLIPAAKTSKEMQGVTSSYSLCESFVNSYYDVSAAKSRFIIAFSDGGSLFIFSPSHKGRESSYDNTFPELGWLAQLQLCFRPRRPWLYRLYVGGPFIICNPSMGKVTYLPLQGPRTSLGYDPVDDQFKALTLMSNPYQQHDFLEHEVLTLARGDSSSWTPNKVTSPPYHTATKAICINGFVYFGAWTTPTRDKNPMIVCFDVRFDQSACGCCVLGG; this is encoded by the exons ATGAAACGAAGGGACAAAGATGAGAAGGACAAGTTCAGCAGCGCAAGTAATAAGTTTGATCTGAAGTTGATCCCTGCTGCCAAAACATCTAAGGAAATGCAAGGAGTGACTTCTTCTTATTCGTTATG CGAGAGTTTCGTCAATTCCTACTATGATGTGTCTGCGGCGAAATCGCGGTTTATAATCGCTTTCAGTGATGgtggttctttgtttattttctcgCCTTCACACAAAGGAAGGGAATCTTCATATGACAATACCTTCCCGGAACTCGGATGGCTGGCTCAGCTCCAACTGTGCTTCCGTCCAAGGCGTCCATGGCTTTATCGGTTGTACGTCGGTGGTCCGTTCATTATCTGTAACCCTAGCATGGGGAAAGTTACTTACTTACCATTACAAGGTCCACGCACATCCTTGGGATACGATCCTGTTGATGATCAGTTCAAAGCATTGACCTTGATGTCTAATCCTTACCAGCAACACGATTTTCTAGAGCACGAGGTTTTAACACTTGCACGAGGTGACTCTTCTTCATGGACACCCAATAAGGTTACCTCCCCGCCTTATCACACTGCAACTAAAGCAATATGCATCAATGGTTTCGTGTATTTTGGTGCTTGGACGACCCCTACCCGAGATAAGAATCCGATGATTGTGTGTTTTGACGTTAGATTTGATCAAAGCGCCTGTGGATGTTGTGTGTTGGGAGGGTGA
- the LOC104741644 gene encoding 30-kDa cleavage and polyadenylation specificity factor 30-like translates to MEDADGLSFDFEGGLDSGPVQSSASVPVAPPENSSSAAVHVAPSYDHAAATVAGAGRGRSFRQTVCRHWLRGLCMKGDACGFLHQFDKARMPICRFFRLYGECREQDCVYKHTNEDIKECNMYKLGFCPNGPDCRYRHAKLPGPPPPVEEVLQKIQQLTSYNFGPNRFYQPRNVAPQLQDKPQGQVPTQGQPQESGNSMQQQQQQQPQQSQHQVNQTQIPPNPADQTNRSSHPLPQGVNRFVQSPKVFNWVINGMPDPFGMGPRPFGPYGPRFGGDFRGPVPGMTFPGRPPQQFPHGGYGMMGGAGRGPHMGGMGNAPRGGRPMYYPPATSSARPGPTNRKTPERSEERGVGADQQNQDASHDMEQFEVGNSLRNEESESEEEDEAPRRSRHGEGKKRR, encoded by the exons ATGGAGGACGCAGATGGACTCAGCTTCGATTTCGAAGGCGGTCTTGATTCCGGACCTGTTCAGTCCTCCGCTTCAGTCCCGGTTGCTCCGCCTGAAAACTCTTCCTCCGCCGCTGTTCACGTAGCACCGAGCTACGATCACGCAGCCGCGACGGTTGCTGGAGCTGGGAGGGGACGAAGTTTCCGGCAGACTGTTTGCAGACACTGGCTTCGAGGTCTGTGTATGAAAGGTGACGCCTGTGGATTTCTCCACCAGTTTGACAAAGCTCGTATGCCGATCTGCCGGTTTTTCCGGTTATACGGTGAATGTCGAGAACAGGATTGTGTGTATAAGCATACCAATGAAGACATCAAAGAATGCAATAT GTACAAGTTGGGATTTTGTCCCAATGGTCCTGATTGTAGGTACAGGCATGCAAAGCTACCTGGACCTCCACCACCAGTTGAGGAAGTTCTTCAGAAGATACAACAATTGACATCATACAATTTTGGGCCAAATAGGTTCTATCAACCACGGAATGTTGCTCCACAGCTACAAGATAAACCTCAGGGGCAAGTTCCGACGCAAGGTCAGCCACAAGAATCAGGTAACTCgatgcagcaacaacaacaacaacaacctcagCAATCACAGCACCAGGTTAACCAGACACAGATACCACCAAACCCTGCTGACCAAACAAACAGATCATCTCATCCTTTGCCTCAGGGGGTAAATAGGTTTGTTCAGAGTCCCAAGGTTTTTAATTGGGTTAT TAACGGTATGCCAGATCCGTTTGGTATGGGTCCAAGACCCTTTGGACCGTATGGACCGAGGTTTGGTGGTGATTTCAGAGGACCAGTGCCCGGAATGACGTTTCCTGGTAGGCCACCGCAACAGTTTCCACATGGCGGTTATGGTATGATGGGAGGCGCAGGACGTGGCCCGCATATGGGAGGAATGGGAAACGCTCCTCGAGGAGGCCGACCGATGTATTATCCACCAGCAACATCATCAGCACGTCCTGGCCCAACCAACCGGAAAACACCTGAGAGAAGCGAGGAGAGAGGAGTGGGGGCGGATCAACAAAATCAGGATGCATCCCATGACATGGAGCAGTTTGAGGTCGGAAACAGTTTAAGAAATGAAGAgagtgaaagtgaagaagaagacgaagctccAAGACGATCAAGACATGGAGAAGGAAAGAAGCGTCGGTGA